A genomic segment from Chitinophaga flava encodes:
- the gyrB gene encoding DNA topoisomerase (ATP-hydrolyzing) subunit B, with the protein MSEELVQAPSPSNSYDAGSIQVLEGLEAVRKRPAMYIGDIGIKGLHHLVYEVVDNSIDEALAGYCKNIDVTICEDNSIRVKDDGRGIPTGIHPKEGRSALEVVMTVLHAGGKFDKNTYKVSGGLHGVGVSCVNALSSVLHVTVQTEGKLFEQEYHRGIPQYSVREIGVSETTGTTVHFKPDDEIFKETTYNKEILAGRLRELAYLNRKIRITLSDEREKDEAGNIFTETFYSEGGIREFIQMLDKNGRRNALLPAPIYVETHDAASNVAVEVALVYNDAFSENIFSYVNNINTIEGGTHVAGFRRAITRVFKAYGDKNKLFEKSKVEVTGDDFREGLSAIISVKVPEPQFEGQTKTKLGNSDVMGVVDSSVAAVLDAFLEENPREAKTVINKVVLAAQAREAARKARQLVQRKSVMTGSGLPGKLADCSDNDPEKCELFLVEGDSAGGTAKQGRNRNFQAILPLRGKILNVEKAMEHKIYEDNEIKNIFTALGVTIGTEEDDKALNLTKLRYHKLVIMTDADVDGSHIATLILTFIFRYMKAMVEQGYVYIAQPPLYLVKKGKDHVYAWTEEQRKAATLQLAGGGKEDSVTIQRYKGLGEMNAEQLWDTTMDPERRTLKQVTIESAAEADRVFSMLMGDEVPPRRAFIESHAKYAKIDA; encoded by the coding sequence ATGAGCGAAGAATTAGTGCAAGCACCCAGCCCCAGCAACAGTTATGATGCGGGAAGTATTCAGGTATTGGAAGGATTGGAAGCAGTGCGTAAGCGTCCGGCCATGTATATTGGCGACATTGGCATCAAAGGGCTTCACCACCTGGTATATGAAGTCGTGGACAACTCCATCGACGAAGCCCTGGCTGGCTATTGCAAAAATATCGATGTAACGATCTGCGAGGATAACTCTATCCGGGTAAAAGATGACGGTCGTGGTATCCCCACCGGCATCCATCCTAAAGAAGGACGCTCCGCCCTGGAGGTAGTAATGACCGTGCTCCATGCCGGCGGTAAATTTGACAAAAACACCTATAAAGTATCCGGTGGTCTGCACGGGGTGGGTGTCAGCTGCGTAAACGCACTGAGTAGCGTGCTGCATGTGACCGTGCAAACTGAAGGCAAACTGTTTGAACAGGAATACCACCGCGGTATCCCTCAGTATTCAGTACGGGAAATCGGGGTGAGCGAAACTACCGGTACCACCGTTCACTTCAAACCAGATGATGAAATATTCAAGGAAACGACCTACAACAAAGAAATTCTGGCAGGCCGTCTGAGAGAACTGGCTTACCTGAACCGTAAAATCCGCATCACGCTGTCTGATGAGCGCGAAAAAGATGAGGCAGGTAATATCTTCACAGAAACCTTCTACAGCGAAGGCGGTATTCGTGAGTTTATCCAGATGCTCGACAAAAATGGCCGTCGTAACGCGCTGCTGCCAGCACCTATCTATGTGGAAACCCACGACGCAGCCTCCAATGTAGCTGTGGAAGTAGCCCTGGTATATAACGATGCATTCAGTGAGAATATCTTCTCTTACGTTAATAATATCAACACCATTGAAGGAGGTACCCATGTGGCCGGTTTCCGCCGTGCTATTACCCGTGTGTTCAAAGCCTATGGTGATAAAAATAAACTGTTTGAGAAATCAAAGGTAGAAGTAACCGGCGATGACTTCCGCGAAGGTCTGAGCGCTATCATCAGCGTGAAAGTGCCTGAACCTCAGTTTGAAGGCCAGACTAAAACCAAACTCGGTAACTCCGATGTAATGGGGGTAGTAGACAGTTCCGTAGCTGCCGTACTGGATGCCTTCCTGGAAGAAAATCCACGCGAAGCCAAAACCGTTATCAATAAGGTAGTACTGGCAGCCCAGGCCCGTGAAGCGGCCCGTAAAGCCCGTCAGCTGGTACAACGCAAGAGTGTAATGACCGGTAGCGGCCTGCCCGGTAAACTGGCTGACTGCTCCGACAACGATCCTGAAAAATGTGAGCTGTTCCTGGTCGAAGGTGACTCAGCGGGTGGTACTGCCAAACAAGGCCGTAACCGTAACTTCCAGGCCATCCTTCCGCTCCGTGGTAAGATCCTCAACGTGGAAAAAGCCATGGAACACAAGATCTATGAAGATAACGAGATCAAAAACATCTTCACCGCACTGGGCGTAACCATCGGTACCGAAGAAGACGATAAAGCACTCAACCTCACCAAACTCCGTTACCACAAACTGGTTATCATGACGGATGCGGACGTGGATGGTAGCCACATCGCCACCCTGATCCTGACCTTCATTTTCCGTTATATGAAAGCCATGGTAGAGCAGGGTTACGTTTACATCGCCCAGCCACCACTGTACCTCGTTAAAAAAGGTAAAGATCACGTGTATGCCTGGACAGAAGAACAGCGTAAAGCCGCTACTCTCCAGCTGGCCGGCGGCGGTAAAGAAGACAGCGTAACCATACAGCGTTATAAAGGTCTTGGTGAGATGAACGCAGAGCAGCTGTGGGATACTACCATGGACCCTGAAAGACGTACCCTCAAACAGGTGACCATCGAAAGCGCTGCTGAAGCAGACCGCGTATTCAGCATGCTGATGGGTGATGAAGTACCTCCCCGCAGAGCCTTCATCGAGTCTCACGCTAAGTATGCGAAAATCGACGCATAA
- a CDS encoding helix-turn-helix domain-containing protein, with product MKEIQEILALAIPQPAMSDQLQLAEEDSVTVPDCLDFTLQRFVYDKPLPVEDVAMVVYQPAKRGQSAAIELRYCVAGSKYCKNPACTDQLCAEGNKEACKDKVPSVDLITVRFQPAFIQSLQKNTTSFSLFENQSRKPFVKTIQPCTKSKSVLETMVHHNYDGILKNIFLQSRALDLLLYSSDQFMQNDPDERYGCRFLTHLEDREKIEKARSILLEQLDSPITIRDLARKVAMNECYLKKGFKAMYGTTIYDYFQKERMEKAKGLLYEKGMSVSEVAMLMGYSCISHFSTAFKKHTGLKPCELLLR from the coding sequence GTGAAAGAAATTCAGGAAATACTGGCATTAGCCATTCCGCAGCCCGCCATGAGCGACCAGCTTCAGCTGGCGGAGGAGGATAGCGTGACGGTTCCGGATTGCCTGGACTTTACATTGCAGCGCTTTGTGTACGACAAGCCGCTCCCGGTGGAAGACGTAGCCATGGTAGTATACCAGCCGGCTAAAAGAGGGCAGTCCGCCGCAATAGAACTACGCTATTGTGTTGCCGGCAGCAAATATTGTAAAAATCCTGCCTGCACCGACCAATTGTGTGCAGAGGGCAACAAGGAAGCCTGTAAAGACAAGGTCCCTTCTGTAGACCTTATCACCGTCAGGTTTCAACCAGCATTTATTCAGTCACTTCAGAAAAATACGACTTCTTTCTCTCTTTTTGAGAATCAGTCCCGTAAGCCATTTGTGAAAACCATCCAGCCCTGCACCAAATCCAAGTCAGTACTGGAAACTATGGTACATCACAACTATGATGGCATCCTGAAGAATATCTTTTTGCAGAGCCGGGCACTTGACCTGTTGTTGTACAGCTCAGACCAGTTCATGCAGAACGATCCTGACGAACGTTACGGTTGCCGCTTCCTGACACATCTGGAAGACCGGGAAAAAATTGAAAAAGCCAGAAGTATCTTACTGGAGCAACTGGACTCCCCTATCACCATCCGTGATCTGGCCCGCAAAGTAGCCATGAATGAATGTTACCTGAAAAAGGGCTTTAAAGCCATGTATGGTACCACCATTTACGACTATTTCCAGAAAGAAAGGATGGAAAAGGCCAAGGGGCTGCTGTATGAAAAAGGCATGTCAGTTTCCGAAGTGGCTATGCTGATGGGATACTCCTGCATCTCCCACTTCTCTACTGCTTTCAAAAAGCATACAGGGCTTAAACCTTGTGAGTTGTTACTTCGTTGA
- a CDS encoding PepSY-like domain-containing protein, with product MKKLTLIFCAVLITSGITFAQQKKSVKKTKTVAKKVEAPATVKSSFDQAFAGTTDAKWTKTSAGHWSVSFLKDNIQTTAEYDADGKWIATRSTYDAQTLPGSVAGTLKAKYPAATIKDGWKIERADVAAYYKVNIQDNGAEKAVLLNEAGTVTE from the coding sequence ATGAAAAAGTTGACGTTAATTTTTTGTGCAGTATTGATTACTTCCGGCATAACTTTTGCACAGCAAAAAAAATCAGTTAAAAAAACAAAAACAGTTGCGAAAAAGGTGGAAGCACCTGCAACCGTTAAAAGTTCTTTTGATCAGGCCTTTGCCGGAACTACAGATGCGAAATGGACCAAAACCAGTGCTGGTCACTGGAGCGTCAGTTTCCTCAAAGACAATATACAAACCACAGCAGAGTATGATGCAGATGGAAAATGGATAGCCACCAGAAGCACATACGACGCACAAACACTGCCGGGATCAGTGGCTGGTACACTGAAAGCTAAATATCCGGCTGCCACCATAAAAGATGGCTGGAAAATTGAAAGAGCAGATGTGGCTGCTTATTATAAAGTAAACATTCAGGACAATGGTGCAGAGAAAGCAGTGTTGTTGAACGAAGCCGGCACCGTCACTGAATAA
- a CDS encoding AsmA family protein, with protein sequence MEHSKSKRSKVLRIIFTAAALLVLLVSGTGWYLNQHWSKRLRKELSDYVIDLSDSLYTVHFKDLRLNVLSNSLTLEQATMTLDTAVYQRMKAEHRAPATIYLIHVEKLRLRHFKPWRYFTGKELNAGALIVTGPSIVMEQDSTVTDTTRPRTAYENISAKMKSIFIGHLQLDNTDFKYVFTRKDSSRVVHQFRHLRVNVNDFLIDSLALNDPTRFLYARNYEIGMKDYMRPTRDSLYWMHVRGISYDAAERTFNIGQFEIQPRYDPVAFQQQTGVQQDRYELLFNDIHVYDIDPRLLLQEQQVWARRVDIGSGRLHVFRDRMLPMPTGDKLGQFPNQVLQKLKFPLKIDTLIGNNVNVQYAELSPVSEQTGTVTFSHVHGRFTNITNIDSVIARDNHCVADVDAIFMQSGKLKARFDFMLNSPSGKFEVSGQLKNMNGRDLNVATRPLGKVEIRSFNIRDLSFDIHGDEKKAAGTVTLLYDNLRIAILKQDKEHKVFTRKGLMSLVANVMVIRDRNPLKGEKVRVSYPVQVRDIQKSFFNLVWKTLFTGVKETVGARKLG encoded by the coding sequence ATGGAACATAGCAAATCGAAACGCTCCAAGGTACTGAGGATCATATTCACTGCAGCAGCCTTATTAGTCTTACTGGTATCAGGCACCGGTTGGTATCTTAACCAACACTGGAGCAAGCGCTTACGTAAGGAATTATCTGACTATGTGATCGATTTGTCTGATAGCCTGTATACTGTTCATTTTAAAGACCTCCGGCTCAACGTACTATCCAACAGCCTCACCCTGGAACAGGCCACCATGACGCTGGACACAGCCGTTTACCAACGTATGAAGGCGGAGCATCGCGCCCCGGCAACCATCTACCTCATCCATGTGGAAAAGCTCCGGCTCAGGCACTTCAAGCCATGGCGGTATTTCACCGGTAAAGAACTGAATGCCGGCGCCCTGATCGTGACAGGTCCCAGTATCGTAATGGAGCAGGACAGCACCGTCACAGATACCACCCGTCCCCGCACCGCCTACGAAAATATATCCGCCAAGATGAAATCTATCTTCATCGGGCATCTCCAGCTGGACAATACCGATTTCAAATATGTATTTACCCGGAAAGACTCTTCCCGGGTTGTTCACCAATTCCGTCACCTACGGGTAAACGTCAACGATTTCCTGATTGATTCGTTAGCATTAAACGACCCTACCCGTTTTTTATACGCGAGGAATTACGAAATAGGGATGAAGGATTATATGCGTCCTACGCGGGACAGCCTTTACTGGATGCATGTACGGGGTATTTCCTATGATGCGGCCGAAAGGACTTTTAATATCGGGCAGTTTGAAATACAGCCCAGGTATGACCCAGTGGCTTTCCAGCAGCAAACGGGCGTACAACAGGACCGTTATGAGCTGTTGTTTAACGATATCCACGTATACGATATCGATCCCAGGCTGTTGTTACAGGAACAACAGGTATGGGCCCGCCGGGTCGATATCGGCAGCGGCAGGCTGCATGTTTTCCGTGACCGGATGCTGCCCATGCCCACCGGTGATAAACTGGGTCAGTTTCCCAACCAGGTACTGCAAAAGCTGAAATTCCCCCTGAAAATTGATACTTTGATCGGTAACAATGTGAACGTTCAGTATGCTGAACTGAGCCCTGTATCGGAACAAACAGGGACTGTGACTTTCAGCCATGTTCATGGCCGGTTTACCAACATCACCAATATTGATTCCGTGATAGCCCGTGACAACCACTGTGTGGCCGATGTGGACGCTATTTTCATGCAAAGCGGCAAACTAAAAGCCCGCTTTGATTTTATGCTCAACAGCCCTTCCGGCAAATTTGAGGTAAGCGGGCAGCTAAAAAACATGAATGGCCGGGACCTGAATGTGGCCACCCGGCCACTGGGTAAAGTGGAGATCCGTTCGTTCAACATCCGGGACCTTAGTTTTGACATCCATGGTGATGAAAAGAAGGCCGCCGGCACTGTCACCTTACTGTATGACAACCTCCGGATAGCCATCCTGAAGCAGGACAAAGAGCACAAAGTCTTTACCCGTAAAGGATTGATGAGTCTTGTCGCCAATGTGATGGTCATCAGGGACAGGAATCCCCTGAAAGGGGAAAAAGTAAGGGTATCTTATCCTGTTCAAGTCAGGGATATACAGAAGTCTTTTTTCAACCTGGTGTGGAAAACATTGTTTACCGGTGTAAAAGAAACCGTGGGAGCGCGAAAACTGGGATAA
- the ileS gene encoding isoleucine--tRNA ligase, with translation MSSKYQEYNQLNLPQIEKDILQQWELDQAFEKSVEVREGAAPFVFYEGPPSANGLPGIHHVISRTLKDLVCRYKTMQGFQVKRKGGWDTHGLPVELGVEKSLGITKEDIGKKISIAEYNETCRKEVLKYKDKWDDLTRKMGYWVDLKDPYITFDNKYIESLWWSLQTLYKKGLLYKSVSIQPYSPAAGTGLSSHELNQPGTYKDVKDTTVVAMFKAKQAENSQFLFDAADSPEVFFLAWTTTPWTLPSNLGLTVGANIEYVLVSTFNQYTHLPVNVVMAKVLLGKYFKAEGENADFAAYKEGDKVIPWKILTSFQGNKLENIRYEQLLPYTQPEEGDPFRVILGDFVTTEDGTGIVHTAPAFGADDNRVGKKYGIGILTLVDREGKFTDNVGEFSGRYVKNYKDDPDYKDVDVDIAVKLKKENRAFKVEKYEHTYPHCWRTDKPVLYYPLDAWFIRTTALKDRMVELNKTINWKPAFTGTGRFGNWLENMVDWNLSRSRYWGTPLPIWRTEDGTEEVCIGGIEELNTEIRKANEVLGGDVNKSYLHEGILDLHKPYVDEIILVSPSGKPMRREPDLIDVWFDSGAMPFAQWHYPFENKELLEKGEAFPADFIAEGVDQTRGWFYTLHALGVMLFDSVAYKTVVSNGLVLDKNGQKMSKRLGNVVNPFETIEQFGADATRWYLITNASPWDSLKFDVKGIGEAQRKLFGTLYNTYNFFAMYANLDKFTFSEAYIPLEERPEIDRWIISVLNTLIKDVTSSFDDYEPTQAGRAIETFVDEHLSNWYVRLCRRRFWKGEYGQDKISAYQTLYECLEKITQLMAPVSPFFTDWLFNNLNKVSGRHTAESVHHTDFPVSNPAAVDTDLEERMQLAQDISSLVLSLRKKVNIKVRQPLQKVLIPVSGNHMQVQLEKVEDLIKSEVNVKGIDYLTETEGFIKKKIKPNFKSLGGKMGAKMKAVAAAISAFTDADIASIERDSHFNLAVEGEQIQIQLSDVEIISEDIPGWTVANKGALTVALDITITEQLLDEGNARELVNRIQKIRKDSGFELTDRIKVAVESVDSLKSAIINYNNYICTEILADSLDLVEQLQGGTEIEVNDLKFNVLVNKKS, from the coding sequence ATGTCCAGCAAATATCAGGAATATAACCAGCTGAATTTACCTCAGATAGAGAAAGATATACTGCAGCAATGGGAGCTTGACCAGGCTTTTGAAAAAAGCGTGGAAGTGCGGGAAGGCGCTGCTCCATTTGTGTTTTATGAAGGACCACCCAGCGCCAATGGCCTGCCGGGCATTCACCACGTTATTTCACGTACCCTGAAAGACCTGGTATGCCGCTATAAAACCATGCAGGGTTTCCAGGTAAAACGCAAGGGCGGATGGGACACTCACGGCCTGCCGGTAGAGCTGGGCGTGGAAAAAAGCCTGGGTATTACCAAGGAAGATATCGGAAAGAAAATCTCTATTGCGGAATATAACGAGACCTGCCGTAAAGAAGTACTGAAATATAAAGACAAATGGGATGACCTTACCCGTAAAATGGGGTATTGGGTAGATCTGAAAGATCCATACATCACTTTTGATAATAAATATATCGAATCCCTCTGGTGGAGCCTGCAGACGCTGTATAAGAAAGGATTGCTGTATAAAAGTGTCAGCATTCAGCCTTATTCACCAGCAGCAGGAACCGGCCTCAGTTCACACGAACTGAACCAGCCCGGTACCTATAAAGATGTGAAAGATACTACTGTGGTGGCTATGTTTAAGGCAAAACAAGCTGAAAATTCACAGTTTTTGTTTGATGCAGCTGATTCTCCGGAAGTTTTCTTCCTGGCCTGGACCACTACTCCCTGGACATTACCTTCCAACCTGGGTCTCACCGTTGGCGCTAATATAGAATACGTGCTGGTAAGCACATTCAACCAATATACCCATCTCCCGGTAAACGTGGTGATGGCAAAGGTGCTGCTCGGCAAATATTTCAAGGCGGAAGGAGAAAATGCTGATTTCGCTGCTTATAAGGAAGGTGACAAGGTGATCCCCTGGAAAATCCTGACCAGCTTCCAGGGTAACAAACTGGAAAATATCCGTTATGAGCAACTGCTGCCATATACTCAGCCGGAAGAAGGCGATCCGTTCCGTGTAATCCTGGGTGACTTTGTTACCACAGAAGACGGTACCGGTATCGTACATACCGCTCCTGCTTTTGGTGCAGATGATAACCGTGTTGGTAAAAAATATGGTATCGGCATTCTGACCCTGGTTGATCGTGAAGGTAAATTCACTGACAACGTAGGAGAATTTTCCGGCAGATATGTTAAAAATTACAAAGATGATCCCGACTATAAAGATGTAGACGTAGACATCGCTGTAAAACTGAAGAAAGAAAACAGAGCCTTTAAGGTAGAAAAATACGAACACACCTACCCTCACTGCTGGCGTACAGACAAGCCGGTATTATACTATCCGCTGGATGCCTGGTTCATCAGAACTACTGCACTGAAAGACCGGATGGTGGAACTGAACAAAACCATCAACTGGAAACCAGCATTTACTGGAACCGGTCGTTTTGGCAACTGGTTGGAAAACATGGTGGACTGGAACCTGAGCCGCAGCCGCTATTGGGGTACTCCTTTGCCAATCTGGCGTACAGAAGATGGCACTGAGGAAGTATGCATCGGTGGCATTGAGGAACTGAATACGGAAATCCGCAAAGCCAATGAAGTTTTGGGTGGCGACGTCAACAAATCCTATCTGCACGAAGGTATCCTGGACCTGCATAAACCTTATGTGGATGAGATCATTCTGGTGAGCCCATCCGGTAAACCTATGCGCCGTGAGCCTGACCTGATAGACGTATGGTTTGATAGTGGAGCCATGCCTTTTGCTCAGTGGCACTACCCATTTGAGAACAAGGAATTGCTCGAGAAGGGAGAAGCTTTCCCGGCTGATTTTATTGCGGAAGGTGTGGACCAGACCCGTGGCTGGTTCTATACGCTGCATGCGCTCGGTGTAATGCTTTTTGATAGTGTTGCCTATAAAACAGTTGTTTCCAATGGTCTGGTGCTGGATAAAAACGGCCAGAAGATGAGTAAACGCCTCGGCAACGTGGTGAATCCATTTGAAACAATTGAACAGTTTGGTGCTGATGCCACTCGTTGGTATCTGATCACCAACGCTTCCCCATGGGACAGCCTGAAGTTTGATGTGAAAGGTATTGGCGAAGCCCAGCGCAAGCTCTTCGGCACGCTGTACAATACATATAATTTCTTCGCTATGTATGCTAATCTTGATAAGTTTACATTCAGCGAAGCATATATTCCACTGGAAGAGCGTCCGGAAATAGACCGTTGGATTATTTCTGTGCTTAACACGCTGATAAAGGATGTGACCAGCAGTTTTGATGATTACGAACCTACCCAGGCGGGCAGGGCTATTGAAACTTTTGTGGATGAGCACCTGAGCAACTGGTACGTGCGTTTATGCCGTCGCCGGTTCTGGAAAGGGGAATATGGCCAGGACAAAATCAGTGCCTACCAGACATTATACGAATGTTTGGAAAAAATTACACAATTGATGGCCCCGGTTTCCCCATTCTTCACAGACTGGTTGTTTAACAACCTCAACAAAGTTAGCGGACGTCATACGGCGGAATCCGTTCACCATACTGATTTCCCGGTGTCCAACCCTGCTGCGGTCGATACCGATCTGGAAGAGCGGATGCAGCTGGCGCAGGATATCTCATCACTGGTATTATCCTTGCGTAAGAAGGTGAATATCAAGGTTCGGCAGCCTTTACAGAAGGTGCTGATTCCTGTTTCCGGCAATCATATGCAGGTACAACTGGAAAAAGTAGAGGATCTGATAAAAAGTGAGGTAAATGTCAAAGGGATTGATTATCTTACCGAAACGGAAGGTTTTATCAAGAAAAAGATTAAACCTAACTTCAAGTCGCTCGGAGGCAAAATGGGAGCAAAAATGAAAGCAGTCGCTGCTGCTATCAGTGCGTTTACAGATGCAGATATCGCCTCTATTGAGCGCGATAGCCATTTCAACCTGGCAGTAGAAGGAGAACAGATACAGATACAACTCTCTGATGTTGAGATAATTTCCGAAGATATTCCTGGATGGACAGTTGCTAATAAGGGTGCTTTAACGGTAGCGCTTGATATTACCATTACAGAACAGCTGCTGGATGAAGGTAATGCCAGGGAGCTGGTAAACCGCATTCAGAAAATCAGAAAGGATAGCGGCTTCGAACTGACTGACAGAATTAAAGTGGCTGTGGAGAGCGTAGACTCGCTCAAATCGGCGATTATAAACTATAATAACTATATTTGCACGGAAATTTTGGCAGATAGCTTGGATTTAGTGGAGCAATTACAGGGCGGAACAGAAATAGAGGTGAATGACCTTAAATTTAATGTATTAGTTAACAAAAAAAGCTAA